A portion of the Rhodanobacter sp. AS-Z3 genome contains these proteins:
- a CDS encoding UDP-N-acetylmuramoyl-L-alanyl-D-glutamate--2,6-diaminopimelate ligase: MNVGHLDQLLLGIADAQLAAAPETARMKVDGLALDSRRVQRGDAFFALRGSQAHGTAFAAAAVQRGARVVLAEAPMTEQAAALDVPVLWIDGLHTQVGEIAARFYQRPSESLRMVGVTGTNGKTSCVQLLAQALTLLGHRAASIGTLGAGLHGQLHEGERTTPDAISVQEQLAAFRDNRASHVAMEVSSHALVQGRVAAVDFEVAAFTNLTRDHLDYHGSMESYGAAKARLFTWPGLRSAVVNTDDTFGRSLPTQLPQGVQLLRFSAAGDSEAEIAASAIVTSAEGLAFHLRTPWGSRVIRSQLIGRFNVANLLTVVGCLGALGESFTQIIEVLARLQPVNGRMSRLGGVRGQPLVVVDYAHTPDAIEQALSAVRAHCAGKLICVFGCGGERDAGKRPLMGEIAARLADVAIVTDDNPRGEDGDAIVAQIVAGMTAAPAMAVERDRAVAIANALALAGPGDAVLIAGKGHETYQDGATGKHPFDDLQVARAALEQLPREHCA, encoded by the coding sequence ATGAACGTCGGCCATCTCGACCAGCTGCTGCTGGGCATCGCCGACGCGCAACTTGCCGCGGCGCCGGAAACGGCGCGCATGAAGGTGGATGGGCTGGCGCTCGATTCGCGCCGCGTGCAACGCGGTGATGCATTTTTTGCCTTGCGTGGCAGCCAGGCCCATGGCACTGCTTTTGCTGCGGCTGCCGTGCAGCGTGGCGCGCGGGTCGTGCTCGCCGAAGCGCCGATGACCGAGCAGGCGGCGGCGCTGGATGTGCCGGTGTTGTGGATTGATGGGCTGCACACGCAAGTTGGCGAGATCGCCGCGCGTTTCTATCAGCGGCCCAGCGAATCGTTGCGCATGGTTGGTGTCACCGGCACCAATGGCAAGACCTCGTGCGTGCAATTGCTGGCGCAGGCGCTGACCTTGCTGGGCCATCGCGCGGCGTCGATCGGCACGCTGGGTGCCGGCCTGCACGGTCAGCTGCATGAAGGCGAGCGCACCACACCCGATGCGATCAGCGTGCAGGAGCAACTGGCAGCGTTTCGCGACAATCGCGCCAGCCATGTGGCGATGGAAGTTTCCTCGCACGCGCTGGTGCAGGGGCGGGTGGCTGCTGTCGATTTTGAAGTGGCTGCGTTTACCAACCTCACCCGCGACCATCTCGACTACCACGGCAGTATGGAGTCCTATGGCGCTGCCAAGGCGCGGCTGTTCACCTGGCCCGGGCTGCGCAGTGCGGTGGTCAATACCGATGACACCTTCGGTCGCAGTCTGCCAACGCAGCTGCCGCAGGGCGTGCAATTGTTGCGCTTCAGCGCCGCCGGCGACAGCGAGGCGGAGATCGCCGCCAGCGCCATCGTCACTTCCGCCGAGGGCCTGGCTTTCCACTTGCGTACGCCGTGGGGCAGCCGGGTTATTCGCAGCCAGTTGATCGGCCGTTTCAACGTGGCCAATTTGCTGACCGTGGTGGGCTGTCTTGGTGCGCTGGGCGAGTCGTTCACGCAGATCATTGAAGTGCTTGCCCGGTTGCAGCCGGTGAACGGACGCATGAGCCGCCTCGGTGGCGTTCGTGGCCAGCCGCTGGTCGTGGTCGACTACGCCCACACACCGGATGCGATTGAGCAGGCATTGAGCGCTGTACGTGCACATTGCGCGGGAAAGTTGATCTGTGTGTTTGGCTGCGGCGGTGAGCGTGATGCGGGCAAGCGTCCATTGATGGGCGAGATCGCGGCGCGACTCGCCGACGTGGCGATCGTCACCGACGACAACCCGCGTGGCGAAGACGGCGATGCGATCGTGGCGCAGATCGTTGCCGGCATGACGGCAGCGCCGGCGATGGCGGTCGAACGTGATCGCGCAGTGGCGATCGCCAATGCGCTGGCGCTGGCGGGGCCGGGCGATGCGGTGCTGATTGCCGGCAAGGGCCATGAAACCTATCAGGACGGTGCGACCGGCAAGCATCCTTTCGATGACCTGCAGGTGGCGCGCGCAGCTTTGGAACAGTTGCCGCGGGAGCACTGCGCATGA
- the murF gene encoding UDP-N-acetylmuramoyl-tripeptide--D-alanyl-D-alanine ligase: protein MMALGTVAMWTGGRLLAGDVEVTGVAIDTRKLKQGDLFVAIKGEHVDGHDYLAEAAARGAVAAMVTRKVDSELPQVLVNNAELALGDLASAVRAQRDVRVVGITGSNGKTTVKTLVASILSRHGRTHVSSGNYNNELGLPLSLLAMPVDTEYAVFEMGAGKPGDIAYLAAIARPDIGLITLIAPAHLERMGSIEGVAETKGALYQALPVDGVAIVNADDAFANFFVGLAGTREVMRFGLDHQADVGADIIELRVDGSHFVLSTPQGDAEVVLPLPGRHNIANALAAAAVGLALQVPLSTIVAGLEQSHGVAGRLRREVAAGGWTLIDDSYNANPSSMAAAIDTLLLAGGERWLVLGDMAELGADAHALHAGIGALARERGVERLYAVGSLGRATVEAFGEGAIHFENQPALIAALQAQLHRGVTCLVKGSRSAGMEQVVAALLGNADKNNGGASHAA from the coding sequence ATGATGGCCCTGGGTACCGTTGCGATGTGGACCGGCGGCCGCCTGCTGGCGGGTGATGTCGAAGTCACTGGCGTGGCCATTGATACACGCAAGCTGAAGCAGGGCGACCTGTTTGTGGCGATCAAGGGCGAGCATGTCGATGGTCACGACTATCTCGCTGAAGCGGCGGCGCGTGGCGCGGTGGCCGCGATGGTCACCCGCAAGGTCGACAGTGAACTGCCCCAGGTGCTGGTCAACAACGCCGAGCTGGCGCTGGGTGATCTGGCCAGTGCGGTGCGTGCACAGCGTGACGTGCGCGTGGTGGGGATTACCGGTTCCAACGGCAAGACCACGGTAAAGACGCTGGTTGCCTCGATTCTTTCGCGGCACGGTCGCACCCATGTCAGCAGCGGCAACTACAACAACGAATTGGGCCTGCCGTTGAGCCTGCTGGCGATGCCGGTCGACACCGAATATGCGGTGTTCGAGATGGGTGCCGGCAAGCCCGGCGACATCGCGTATCTGGCTGCCATTGCACGGCCCGATATCGGCCTTATCACGCTCATTGCGCCGGCGCATCTTGAGCGTATGGGCAGTATCGAAGGCGTGGCCGAAACCAAAGGTGCGCTGTATCAGGCGTTGCCGGTCGATGGTGTGGCGATCGTCAATGCTGACGACGCCTTCGCCAACTTCTTCGTCGGCCTGGCCGGAACGCGTGAAGTGATGCGCTTCGGTCTGGATCATCAGGCAGATGTCGGAGCGGACATCATCGAGCTGCGTGTGGATGGCTCGCACTTCGTGTTGAGTACGCCGCAGGGCGATGCCGAAGTCGTGTTGCCGCTACCGGGTCGGCACAACATCGCCAACGCGCTGGCTGCCGCGGCCGTGGGGCTGGCATTGCAGGTGCCGCTATCGACCATCGTCGCGGGACTGGAACAGTCGCATGGCGTTGCCGGTCGCCTGCGTCGCGAAGTGGCTGCGGGTGGCTGGACGCTTATCGACGACAGTTACAACGCCAATCCCAGTTCGATGGCGGCGGCGATCGACACCTTGCTGCTCGCCGGCGGCGAGCGCTGGCTGGTGCTGGGCGACATGGCTGAGCTGGGAGCAGACGCGCATGCGCTGCATGCCGGTATTGGCGCGCTGGCGCGCGAGCGTGGGGTTGAACGCTTGTATGCCGTGGGTTCGCTGGGCAGGGCAACGGTCGAAGCGTTCGGTGAAGGTGCCATCCACTTTGAGAACCAGCCTGCGCTGATTGCAGCGCTGCAGGCGCAGTTGCATCGCGGCGTCACCTGCCTGGTGAAGGGCTCGCGTTCGGCCGGTATGGAGCAGGTTGTTGCTGCGCTGCTGGGTAATGCAGACAAGAACAACGGGGGTGCCTCGCATGCTGCTTGA
- the mraY gene encoding phospho-N-acetylmuramoyl-pentapeptide-transferase encodes MLLELADWMARHFTAWHLFQYITFRTIMAALTALSMSLLCGPWLINRLAALKAGQVVRSDGPQTHLVKAGTPTMGGVMILLSVTVSTLLWADLHNRYVWVVLAVLLSFGAIGFYDDYRKLVLKDSRGLASRWKYFWQSVCGLGAALFLYYTAPHATAGLPVAETALYVPLFKHVVLPLGLFFIVITYFMIVGFSNAVNLTDGLDGLAIMPTVLVSGALGVFAYLAGNKVFSEYLGIPSIPGAGELAIFTGALAGAGLGFLWFNTYPAQVFMGDVGALAMGAALGCVAVIVRQEMVLLVMGGVFVMETASVMIQVASFKLTGKRVFRMAPIHHHFELKGWPEPRVIVRFWIISVVLVLIGLATLKVR; translated from the coding sequence ATGCTGCTTGAGTTGGCGGACTGGATGGCACGGCATTTCACCGCCTGGCATCTGTTCCAGTACATCACCTTCCGCACGATCATGGCGGCGCTGACTGCGTTGTCGATGTCGCTGCTGTGTGGGCCGTGGCTGATCAACCGACTGGCGGCGCTGAAGGCAGGTCAGGTAGTGCGCAGCGACGGTCCGCAGACGCATCTGGTCAAGGCCGGCACACCGACCATGGGCGGCGTGATGATCCTGCTGTCGGTCACCGTGTCGACCCTGCTCTGGGCCGACCTGCACAACCGCTACGTATGGGTGGTGCTGGCCGTTCTGTTGAGCTTCGGTGCGATCGGCTTCTACGACGACTATCGCAAGCTGGTGTTGAAGGACAGTCGTGGGCTGGCCAGCCGCTGGAAGTATTTCTGGCAGTCGGTGTGCGGCCTTGGTGCCGCGCTGTTTCTGTACTACACCGCGCCACATGCCACTGCGGGATTGCCGGTGGCGGAGACCGCGCTGTACGTGCCGCTGTTCAAGCACGTGGTGTTGCCGCTGGGCCTGTTCTTCATCGTCATCACCTATTTCATGATCGTCGGCTTCTCCAACGCGGTGAACCTTACCGACGGTCTGGACGGTCTGGCGATCATGCCCACCGTCCTGGTTTCCGGTGCGCTCGGCGTGTTTGCCTATCTCGCTGGCAACAAGGTTTTCTCCGAATACCTCGGCATTCCGTCGATTCCGGGCGCGGGTGAACTGGCAATCTTTACCGGCGCGCTGGCCGGTGCAGGTCTGGGCTTCCTGTGGTTCAACACCTATCCGGCGCAGGTGTTCATGGGTGATGTGGGCGCACTGGCGATGGGCGCCGCGCTGGGCTGCGTCGCGGTGATCGTGCGTCAGGAAATGGTACTGCTGGTGATGGGTGGCGTGTTCGTGATGGAGACCGCGTCGGTGATGATCCAGGTGGCCAGCTTCAAGCTCACCGGCAAGCGTGTCTTCCGCATGGCGCCGATCCATCACCACTTCGAATTGAAGGGCTGGCCCGAACCTCGCGTGATTGTGCGTTTCTGGATCATCAGCGTCGTGCTGGTGCTGATCGGTCTTGCCACGTTGAAGGTGCGCTGA
- the ftsW gene encoding putative lipid II flippase FtsW has translation MPIFDAATQAKRRTGPRGSFDLWLLVALIGLASVGVVMVTSSSISVADSQHIGAFYFLKKHLLFLGIGLIAAGVAMRTELKLLEKFAFPLLALAFLLLLAVFVPHFGMRINGARRWLNLLVTTFQPVEAVKLILVVYVASYLVRHRESVETRFLGLFKPVMVAGLIVLLLLAQPDFGSATLVIAVTIAMVWLGGARPIFLFLMGLPLMPLLYIAATGESYRMKRLTSFMDPWKDPFNDGFQLTQSLMAIGRGEWTGVGLGSSVLKLSYLPEAHTDFIFAVIGEELGLAGVILVISLFGLAVGRGLYIGLKGVEVGQRFAGYVAFGISLMLAMQAFVSVGVNLGALPTKGLTLPLISYGGSSMALTCAMAGVLLRATYEINRALDARQMATRMPAAVAAADVNDANKSREAVPA, from the coding sequence ATGCCGATCTTCGACGCCGCCACTCAGGCCAAACGTCGCACCGGACCGCGCGGCAGCTTCGATCTGTGGTTGCTGGTCGCGCTGATCGGGCTGGCCAGCGTGGGCGTGGTGATGGTGACGTCGAGCTCGATCTCGGTAGCCGACAGCCAGCACATCGGTGCGTTCTACTTCCTGAAAAAGCACTTGCTGTTTCTCGGTATCGGCCTGATCGCCGCCGGCGTTGCCATGCGCACCGAGTTGAAGCTGCTGGAAAAGTTTGCCTTCCCGTTGCTGGCGCTGGCCTTCCTGCTGCTGCTGGCGGTGTTCGTGCCGCACTTCGGGATGCGCATCAATGGTGCGCGACGCTGGCTCAACTTGCTGGTCACCACGTTCCAGCCGGTCGAAGCGGTGAAGCTGATTCTGGTGGTCTACGTGGCCAGTTATCTGGTGCGTCACCGCGAAAGTGTGGAGACCCGTTTCCTTGGCCTGTTCAAGCCGGTGATGGTGGCGGGTCTGATCGTGCTGTTGCTGCTGGCGCAGCCGGACTTTGGTTCCGCCACGCTGGTGATCGCGGTGACCATCGCGATGGTCTGGCTCGGCGGTGCGCGACCGATCTTCCTGTTCCTGATGGGCTTGCCGTTGATGCCGTTGCTGTACATCGCAGCGACCGGCGAGAGCTACCGCATGAAGCGGCTCACCTCGTTCATGGACCCGTGGAAGGACCCGTTCAACGACGGCTTCCAGCTGACCCAGTCATTGATGGCGATTGGTCGCGGCGAATGGACGGGCGTCGGTCTGGGCTCCAGCGTGCTGAAGCTGTCCTATCTGCCCGAAGCGCACACCGATTTCATTTTTGCAGTGATCGGCGAGGAGCTGGGACTGGCCGGCGTGATCCTGGTGATCAGCCTGTTCGGGCTGGCGGTAGGGCGTGGTTTGTACATCGGATTGAAGGGCGTTGAAGTCGGTCAGCGCTTCGCCGGCTACGTCGCCTTTGGCATCTCGTTGATGCTGGCGATGCAGGCTTTCGTCTCGGTCGGCGTGAACCTTGGCGCGTTGCCGACCAAGGGCTTGACCTTGCCGCTGATCAGCTACGGCGGCTCGTCGATGGCGCTGACCTGCGCGATGGCCGGTGTGTTGCTGCGTGCCACTTATGAAATCAATCGTGCACTGGACGCGCGGCAAATGGCTACGCGGATGCCAGCCGCTGTCGCAGCTGCGGATGTGAATGACGCAAACAAGTCGCGCGAGGCGGTACCCGCATGA
- the murG gene encoding undecaprenyldiphospho-muramoylpentapeptide beta-N-acetylglucosaminyltransferase, whose product MTAQRPVLIMAGGTGGHIFPGLAVADCLRAKGVPVVWLGALGGMETTVVPAHQIELHTVAVGGLRGKGWKTRLLAPLMLLRSLIASLAVLRQVNPRSVLSMGGYVAGPGGVAAWLLRRPLLVHEQNRVAGFTNRKLAGLAQRVLAGFADALPHAEWVGNPVRDAIAALPPPAQRMTGRDGKPRLLVLGGSLGARALNLALPQALALLPAEQRPDVLHQCGTRGLDEARAAYEKAGVQAEVVSFIDDMAATYGWADLAVCRAGALTLAELAAVGLGSVLVPFPHAVDDHQTRNAEVMVAVGAAELMQESELDIQILSQRLESLLGDRERLLAMAEAARTLAKPDAANVIAQACLEVAA is encoded by the coding sequence ATGACCGCGCAGCGTCCCGTATTGATCATGGCCGGCGGTACCGGTGGTCACATTTTCCCGGGCCTCGCGGTGGCCGACTGCCTGCGCGCGAAGGGGGTGCCGGTGGTTTGGCTGGGCGCGCTCGGCGGCATGGAGACCACGGTAGTGCCGGCCCATCAGATCGAACTGCACACGGTTGCGGTGGGTGGCCTGCGCGGCAAGGGTTGGAAGACCCGACTGCTGGCGCCGCTGATGTTGTTGCGTTCGCTCATCGCATCGCTGGCCGTGTTGCGCCAGGTGAATCCGCGCAGCGTGTTGTCGATGGGTGGCTATGTCGCCGGCCCCGGTGGCGTGGCTGCATGGTTGTTGCGTCGACCGCTGCTGGTGCATGAGCAGAACCGCGTAGCTGGATTCACCAATCGCAAACTCGCCGGCCTGGCACAGCGCGTGCTGGCGGGTTTTGCCGATGCCCTGCCGCACGCCGAATGGGTTGGCAATCCGGTGCGTGATGCGATCGCAGCGCTGCCGCCGCCGGCGCAGCGCATGACGGGCCGTGATGGCAAGCCGCGCTTGCTGGTACTGGGCGGCAGCCTGGGCGCGCGTGCGCTGAACCTCGCGCTGCCGCAGGCGCTGGCGCTGCTGCCGGCGGAACAACGTCCTGACGTGCTGCACCAGTGCGGCACTCGCGGATTGGACGAGGCGCGTGCCGCCTATGAGAAAGCCGGCGTGCAAGCCGAGGTGGTTTCATTCATTGACGACATGGCGGCAACTTACGGGTGGGCTGACCTTGCCGTGTGCCGCGCGGGTGCGTTGACCCTCGCCGAGCTGGCTGCGGTGGGACTGGGCTCCGTGCTGGTGCCGTTTCCGCATGCAGTAGACGACCACCAGACGCGCAATGCCGAAGTCATGGTGGCCGTGGGCGCGGCTGAACTGATGCAGGAGAGTGAGCTGGACATACAGATTTTGTCGCAGCGGCTGGAGTCGCTGCTGGGTGATCGCGAGCGCTTGCTGGCCATGGCCGAGGCCGCGCGCACGCTGGCCAAGCCGGATGCCGCGAATGTGATTGCGCAGGCTTGCCTGGAGGTCGCCGCATGA
- the murC gene encoding UDP-N-acetylmuramate--L-alanine ligase — translation MTPRRLHSHEDPMSTFRRVHFIGIGGVGMSGIAEVLHNLGHAVSGSDRANSPTAQRLQKLGITVHVGHAVENIGDADVVVTSSAIRQDNPELVAAREARIPVIPRAEMLGELMRFRRGVAIAGTHGKTTTTSLTASVLAEAGYDPTFVIGGQLNAAGANARLGTGQYLVAEADESDGSFLLLSPVIAAVTNIDADHLENYHGDFAEVKKAFADFLHRLPFYGLAVLCVDDAEVAVLAKSTTRRVMTYGIDTVDADVRALNVSQHGFEMHFDLQLPGRDELLPVKLNLPGRHNVLNALAAAAIGWQLGVEAAALARALENFEGVGRRFHRRGELALDHGSVLLIDDYGHHPRELAAVFAAARGGWPERRLVVGFQPHRYSRTRDLLDDFANVLAEADVLVLTDVYPAGEAPIAGADGRALARAVRARGKVDPVLVEHPRDLKDSLPALLRDGDLLMLLGAGDIGAAAVELAQLGNLRTHK, via the coding sequence ATGACGCCGCGTCGATTGCACTCGCATGAAGATCCGATGAGCACCTTCCGTCGGGTTCACTTCATCGGAATCGGCGGCGTCGGCATGAGTGGCATCGCCGAGGTACTGCACAATCTGGGCCATGCCGTGTCCGGTTCCGACCGGGCAAATTCGCCGACCGCACAGCGGCTGCAGAAGCTGGGCATCACCGTGCACGTCGGCCATGCGGTGGAGAACATCGGCGACGCCGACGTGGTGGTGACGTCCAGCGCAATCAGGCAGGACAACCCCGAGCTGGTCGCTGCCCGCGAGGCGCGCATTCCGGTGATTCCGCGTGCGGAGATGCTGGGCGAACTGATGCGCTTCCGCCGCGGCGTGGCGATTGCCGGCACCCACGGCAAGACCACCACGACCAGTCTCACCGCCAGCGTGCTGGCCGAAGCGGGTTACGACCCGACCTTCGTGATCGGCGGTCAGCTCAACGCCGCCGGTGCGAATGCGCGGCTGGGCACCGGCCAGTATCTGGTTGCCGAGGCCGACGAATCCGATGGCTCGTTCCTGCTGCTGTCGCCGGTGATCGCGGCGGTCACCAATATCGACGCCGATCATCTGGAGAACTACCACGGCGATTTTGCCGAGGTGAAAAAAGCCTTCGCCGACTTCCTGCACCGGTTGCCGTTCTATGGCCTGGCCGTGCTGTGCGTTGATGATGCGGAAGTGGCGGTGTTGGCCAAGTCGACCACACGCCGGGTGATGACTTACGGCATCGACACGGTGGACGCCGATGTGCGCGCGCTCAACGTGAGCCAGCACGGCTTCGAGATGCATTTCGATCTGCAGCTGCCTGGGCGCGACGAACTACTGCCGGTGAAGCTCAATCTGCCGGGTCGGCACAATGTGCTGAATGCGTTGGCGGCGGCAGCCATCGGCTGGCAGCTCGGCGTTGAGGCTGCTGCGCTGGCGCGTGCACTGGAGAACTTCGAGGGCGTGGGTCGTCGTTTCCATCGGCGCGGTGAACTCGCGCTGGACCACGGCAGTGTGTTGCTGATCGACGACTACGGCCATCACCCGCGCGAACTTGCTGCCGTGTTTGCTGCCGCCCGCGGCGGCTGGCCGGAGCGTCGTCTGGTGGTGGGTTTCCAGCCACACCGCTACAGCCGCACTCGCGATCTGCTGGATGACTTTGCCAACGTATTGGCTGAAGCCGACGTGCTGGTGTTGACCGACGTGTATCCCGCGGGCGAAGCGCCGATCGCCGGTGCCGACGGACGCGCGCTGGCGCGTGCCGTGCGTGCGCGCGGCAAGGTCGATCCAGTGCTGGTCGAACATCCGCGTGATCTGAAAGACAGCCTGCCGGCGCTGCTGCGCGACGGCGATTTGTTGATGCTGCTCGGTGCCGGTGACATCGGCGCCGCAGCGGTGGAACTGGCCCAGCTGGGTAACCTGAGGACACACAAGTGA
- a CDS encoding D-alanine--D-alanine ligase encodes MARITDAAQFGRVAVVMGGSSAEREVSLDSGRNVLEALRARGIDAQAIDGIPALLDALRAGHFARVFNILHGQHGGGEDGVLQGALESLHVPYTGSGVLGSALSMDKTRSKRVWQSLGLPTPKFVALPRGADVHAAARQVGFPLIVKPACEGSSVGVTRVFDASQLEQAVELAAKYPGDLLMETLIEGDELTVAILGRQVLPSIHIVPKGAFYDYNAKYIAEDTLYLCPGQEGEAEAELRVLALQAFDALGCAGWGRVDVMRDRAGRNWLLEVNTAPGMTSHSLVPKAAAVEGIDYQELCWRVLETSFREGL; translated from the coding sequence ATGGCCAGAATCACCGATGCCGCCCAGTTCGGCCGCGTCGCCGTGGTGATGGGTGGCAGTTCGGCTGAACGTGAAGTGTCGCTGGACTCCGGTCGCAATGTGCTCGAAGCGTTGCGGGCGCGCGGCATCGACGCGCAGGCCATCGATGGCATTCCGGCGTTGCTCGATGCGCTGCGCGCCGGCCACTTCGCGCGCGTGTTCAACATTCTGCACGGCCAGCATGGCGGTGGTGAGGATGGCGTGCTGCAGGGCGCGCTGGAATCGCTGCACGTGCCCTACACCGGTTCAGGCGTGCTCGGCTCGGCGCTGTCGATGGACAAGACCCGCTCCAAGCGCGTGTGGCAGTCGCTCGGTCTGCCCACGCCGAAGTTCGTGGCGTTGCCGCGTGGCGCCGACGTGCATGCGGCAGCGCGTCAGGTGGGCTTTCCGTTGATCGTGAAGCCGGCCTGTGAAGGTTCCAGCGTGGGTGTCACCCGCGTGTTCGATGCTTCGCAGCTGGAACAGGCCGTGGAGTTGGCAGCGAAATATCCGGGTGACCTGCTGATGGAAACCCTGATTGAAGGCGATGAGCTCACCGTCGCCATCCTTGGTCGGCAGGTGCTGCCGTCGATCCACATTGTGCCGAAGGGCGCGTTCTACGACTACAACGCCAAGTACATCGCCGAAGACACCTTGTATCTGTGCCCCGGCCAGGAGGGCGAGGCGGAAGCGGAGTTGCGTGTGCTGGCGTTGCAGGCGTTCGACGCGCTCGGTTGTGCCGGTTGGGGCCGGGTCGACGTGATGCGTGATCGCGCCGGCCGCAACTGGCTGCTGGAAGTGAACACCGCCCCGGGCATGACCTCGCACTCGTTGGTGCCGAAGGCCGCCGCGGTAGAAGGCATCGACTATCAGGAACTGTGCTGGCGCGTGCTGGAAACCAGTTTTCGGGAGGGCTTGTGA
- a CDS encoding cell division protein FtsQ/DivIB — protein sequence MKGAVRLAAWCLAMVLVALPIVGLLRGWFAADRWPVTQLTVQAEFKHVSESDIRAAVGPRLGKGFFALDLEGVQKAVAALPWVESVEARKRWPDTLQLRIYERQPFARWNDKQLISRQGLVFDAPGMDNLGELPGLHGPDARLAEVVSFYADTQKAFAGTHLQISGVALTERGSWSITTRSGAQIVIGDREEAGRRLRRFLEVYPQLIAGHADGFAYADLRYTNGFAVRWPQAAAVNAGGSPRT from the coding sequence GTGAAGGGAGCCGTCCGCCTCGCTGCCTGGTGTCTGGCCATGGTCCTTGTGGCGCTGCCGATCGTTGGCCTGTTGCGCGGCTGGTTCGCCGCGGATCGCTGGCCGGTGACGCAATTGACTGTGCAGGCTGAATTCAAGCATGTCAGCGAAAGCGACATCCGCGCCGCCGTGGGTCCGCGCTTGGGCAAGGGCTTCTTTGCGCTGGATCTGGAGGGTGTGCAGAAAGCCGTGGCAGCGCTGCCGTGGGTGGAGTCGGTCGAGGCGCGCAAGCGCTGGCCGGACACTTTGCAGTTGCGTATCTATGAGCGCCAGCCGTTCGCGCGCTGGAACGACAAGCAGTTGATCAGTCGGCAAGGGCTGGTATTCGATGCGCCCGGCATGGACAACCTCGGCGAGCTGCCGGGATTGCATGGCCCGGACGCGCGGCTGGCCGAAGTAGTCAGTTTCTACGCCGATACGCAGAAGGCCTTCGCCGGCACGCACCTGCAGATCAGCGGCGTGGCGCTGACCGAACGCGGTAGCTGGAGCATCACTACCCGCAGTGGTGCGCAAATCGTGATCGGTGATCGCGAAGAAGCTGGCCGCCGTCTGCGCCGTTTCCTCGAGGTGTATCCGCAGCTGATCGCCGGGCACGCCGATGGTTTCGCCTACGCCGATCTTCGCTACACCAATGGATTCGCCGTGCGCTGGCCGCAAGCGGCCGCCGTCAACGCTGGAGGTTCGCCTCGCACATGA
- the ftsA gene encoding cell division protein FtsA codes for MKPRNDKQLVVGLDIGTSKVVAIVGEYEPGEPITVIGIGTHVSRGMKRGSVVDIESTVHSIQRAVEEAELMAGCDIRSVYASISGSHLETRNSHGNAAIRDREVTAADLEQVLEAASAVAIPADRKVLYKESQEYRIDGQDGIRHPVGMSGVRLEANVHLVTGAAAAVQNITKCIQRCGLTVDELVPSALASAKAVLTDDERELGVCLVDIGAGTTDIAIYTQGSIRYTASLPVGGDQVTSDIAYGVHTPTAHAEEIKIKYACAQTGLAHAEETIQVPSVGDRPPRRLARQSLAQSVQARYEEIFEMVQDQLRRSGYESLVAAGVVLTGGASKMEGALELAEEIFHKMVRIGVPQQIDGLGDVVSSPLHATGVGLLLHGARAGGMRVGGQVGGSVGGLVGKVRGWLTRNF; via the coding sequence ATGAAGCCGCGCAACGACAAGCAGCTGGTCGTCGGTCTCGATATTGGCACCTCGAAAGTGGTGGCGATTGTCGGCGAGTACGAGCCGGGCGAGCCGATCACCGTGATCGGTATCGGCACCCATGTATCGCGCGGCATGAAGCGCGGCTCGGTGGTCGACATTGAATCCACCGTGCATTCGATCCAGCGCGCGGTGGAAGAAGCCGAGCTGATGGCTGGTTGTGACATCCGCTCGGTCTACGCATCGATTTCCGGCAGTCATCTGGAAACCCGCAACTCGCACGGCAACGCGGCCATCCGCGACCGCGAGGTCACCGCCGCCGATCTGGAACAAGTGCTGGAAGCGGCCAGCGCGGTGGCGATTCCAGCTGATCGCAAGGTGCTCTACAAGGAGTCGCAGGAATACCGTATCGACGGCCAGGATGGCATTCGCCATCCGGTCGGCATGAGCGGCGTGCGGCTGGAAGCGAACGTGCATCTGGTCACCGGCGCGGCGGCGGCCGTGCAGAACATCACCAAGTGCATCCAGCGCTGCGGCTTGACCGTGGACGAACTGGTGCCGTCCGCGCTGGCCAGTGCCAAGGCGGTGCTGACTGACGACGAGCGCGAACTGGGCGTGTGCCTGGTCGACATCGGCGCCGGCACCACCGACATCGCGATCTACACCCAGGGTTCGATCCGCTATACCGCCTCGCTGCCGGTCGGTGGCGATCAGGTCACCAGCGACATTGCCTACGGCGTGCACACGCCCACCGCGCATGCCGAGGAAATCAAGATCAAGTACGCCTGCGCGCAGACCGGTCTGGCGCATGCGGAGGAAACCATCCAGGTGCCCAGCGTCGGCGATCGCCCGCCACGTCGGCTCGCCCGGCAGTCGCTGGCGCAGAGCGTACAGGCGCGCTACGAGGAGATTTTCGAGATGGTGCAGGACCAGTTGCGCCGCTCCGGCTACGAGAGCCTGGTGGCGGCCGGCGTGGTGCTGACCGGTGGCGCTTCAAAGATGGAAGGCGCGCTGGAACTGGCCGAGGAAATTTTCCACAAGATGGTGCGCATCGGCGTGCCGCAACAAATTGATGGGCTCGGCGACGTCGTCTCCAGTCCGCTGCATGCCACCGGCGTGGGCCTGCTGCTGCACGGCGCACGCGCTGGCGGCATGCGGGTAGGCGGACAGGTGGGCGGCAGCGTCGGTGGGCTGGTCGGCAAAGTGCGCGGCTGGCTGACCCGGAATTTTTGA